A window of the Saccharomyces eubayanus strain FM1318 chromosome II, whole genome shotgun sequence genome harbors these coding sequences:
- the SEC7 gene encoding Arf family guanine nucleotide exchange factor SEC7 yields the protein MSEQNPGLSSETSTAGAPPNVETTSSTDHTVEPHHGEKEGQEEKEVKPVNHEEQKHKDAKNASEGNGVNSREASGSRVSEEDPEDTNDDDEDEDDDDDDDDDDDDDDDTDDDNSTSGSGSEGGEGSESISTESAGEDEGLEETDGNTSNDSSGDESASEEEEGDEPVVSEQDHAPINNTAAPSASHTRNISLSSNGSHTSSTIILVKTTLETILNDKDMKKHSNAQKAIERTLQKFKEFDPQSTSNSHYVDSILVFEALRASCRTKSSRIQNLALDCLSKLFSFRSLDEKLLVNPPDSLASNDQQQDVADGITPPPKQKIIDAAIDTISDCFQGEGTDERVELQIVRALSSCILEEDSNSLCHGASLLKAIRTIYNVFVFSLNPSNQGIAQATLTQIIGSVYDKVDLKQTASSTLSLSAKNHQQPSTTELSELSDNVETPVPLTLENMDKLNDDEERLMDSQQPDFNAITNQDLAVKDAFLVFRVMAKICAKPLETELDMRSHAVRSKLLSLHIIYSIIKDHIDVFLSHNIFLPGKERICFIDSIRQYLRLVLSRNAASPLAPVFEVTLEIMWLLIANLRADFVKEIPVFLTEIYFPISELTTSTSQQKRYFLSVIQRICNDPRTLVEFYLNYDCNPGMPNVVEITVDYLTRLALTRVEITQTQRSYYDEQISKSLSTYDFSQLPLLTSSNLSSSPDVGQINLLFPLDFALKMVSLNCIVSVLRSLSSWAHKALNPNQSASKTALNSTPCGPQESRSSLNDDVRSSAVVINDDFRPTYEDEESKSLSSQNVDTDDPTQFENLKLRKTALSECIAIFNNKPKKAIPVLIQKGFMEDDSATSIAKWLLETEGLDMAAIGDYLGEGDDKNIAIMHAFVDEFDFTGMSIVDALRSFLQKFRLPGEGQKIDRFMLKFAERFVDQNPGIFSKADTAYVLSYSLIMLNTDLHSSRIKNKMSLQEFLENNEGIDNGRDLPKEFLEGLFNEIAKNEIKLLSEQHQAMLSGDTNVVQQQQQSAFNFFNSRDLTREAYNQVSKEISSKTELVFKNLNRSKNKRSPDIYYAASHVEHVKSIFETLWMSFLAALSPPFKEYDDTDTTNKCLEGLKISIKIASTFRINDARTSFVGALVQFCNLQNLEEIKVKNVNAMVILLEVALSEGNYLEGSWKDILLVVSQMERLQLISKGIDRDTVPDVAQARFANPRVSYESSRSNNTSFFDVWGKKATPTELAQEKHHNQTLSPEISKFISSSELVVLMDNIFTKSSELSGNAIVEFIKALTAVSQEEIESSENASTPRMFSLQKMVDVCYYNMDRIKLEWTPLWAVMGKAFNKIATNSNLAVVFFAIDSLRQLSMRFLDIEELSGFEFQHDFLKPFEYTVQNSGNTEVQEMIIECFRNFILTKSERIKSGWKPILESLQYTARSSTESIVLKTQLLVSNDIVTNHFEDVFSQEDAFSELVGVFREITKNKRFQKLSLHALESLRKMTQNVAEICFYNENKAEEERKHNNALLRGKDIFQDVWFPMLFCFNDTIMTAEDLEVRSRALNYMFDALVAYGSKFNDEFWEKICKKLLFPIFGVLSKHWEVNQFNSHDDLSVWLSTTLIQALRNLIALFTHYFESLNKMLDGFLGLLVSCICQENDTIARIGRSCLQQLILQNVTKFNEYHWNQIGDVFDKLFDLTTANELFDYDPLQQGRKPSVSHHQTTNDISQQSDNDNNDGSENESNISETVERAHQEESSEDVGGDMVGTLNGQNGGTKLNNDNSEPVVKEESNLKAATLNVPKRTKNMKRNESNEDIRRRINVKNSIVVKCVLQLLMIELLNELFENEDFAHCIPYKESIRITRLLEKSYEFSRDFNEDYGLRTRLVEARVVDKIPNLLKQETSAAAVLLDIMFQLYLNDDEKKADLIVRLIGICIQVVEGYVSLDDRTMERSINAWRSVIVEILQGYYEFDDEDFKLYCPAMYALVIQILDKSVPTELRQAVKQFLSRVGELYLSTD from the coding sequence ATGTCTGAGCAGAATCCAGGACTGAGTTCTGAAACAAGTACTGCCGGAGCACCTCCAAATGTAGAGACCACTTCTTCAACCGATCACACTGTAGAACCACACCATGGCGAAAAGGAAgggcaagaagaaaaagaggtTAAACCGGTAAATCATGAAGAGCAGAAACACAAGGACGCTAAAAACGCATCCGAGGGAAACGGGGTAAATAGTCGTGAAGCTAGCGGCTCCCGAGTGTCGGAAGAAGATCCTGAAGATActaatgatgacgatgaagatgaagatgatgacgatgacgatgacgatgacgatgacgatgacgacgataCAGATGACGACAACAGTACCTCGGGTTCCGGCTCTGAAGGAGGGGAAGGCTCCGAATCAATCTCGACAGAAAGCGCTGGTGAAGACGAGGGACTAGAGGAAACTGATGGAAATACATCAAATGACTCTTCAGGTGACGAAAGTGCAtcagaagaggaagaaggtGACGAACCTGTTGTCTCTGAACAAGACCATGCTCCTATCAACAATACTGCTGCCCCATCGGCCTCTCATACCAGAAATATTTCACTTTCCTCAAATGGTTCACACACAAGYTCGACTATAATCTTAGTGAAAACAACTTTGGAAACAATCTTAAATGATAAGGACATGAAAAAACATTCGAATGCTCAAAAGGCTATCGAAAGGACACTacaaaaatttaaagaattCGATCCACAATCCACAAGTAACTCACATTACGTCGATTCAATACTGGTTTTCGAAGCATTGAGGGCGAGTTGCCGTACCAAATCTTCCAGGATCCAAAACTTGGCCTTAGATTGTCTGTCGAAACTATTTTCCTTCAGATCTTTGGACGAAAAGCTGCTAGTCAACCCCCCTGATTCTTTAGCTTCCAACGACCAACAGCAAGATGTAGCCGATGGCATAACACCACCTCCgaagcaaaaaatcataGACGCTGCCATTGACACTATTTCTGATTGTTTCCAAGGTGAAGGGACTGATGAACGAGTGGAGTTACAAATTGTAAGAGCGCTTTCCAGTTGCATTTTAGAGGAGGATTCAAATTCCCTATGCCATGGCGCTTCCCTGTTAAAGGCCATCAGGACAATTTACaatgtctttgttttctcatTGAACCCTTCAAACCAAGGCATTGCCCAGGCTACCTTAACACAAATCATTGGTTCAGTATATGACAAGGTCGATCTCAAACAGACTGCCTCTTCAACATTGTCTTTATCGGCAAAGAACCACCAGCAACCATCTACCACTGAACTTTCCGAACTTTCCGACAATGTAGAAACGCCGGTGCCTTTaactttggaaaatatgGATAAACTGaatgacgacgaagaaaGACTCATGGATTCTCAACAACCTGACTTTAACGCCATCACTAATCAAGACCTAGCGGTCAAAGATGCGTTCTTAGTTTTTAGAGTTATGGCGAAAATATGTGCTAAACCGCTAGAAACAGAACTCGATATGAGATCACATGCCGTTAGATCAAAACTTCTGTCGCTTCACATTATTTACTCTATCATCAAAGATCACATCGACGTTTTCCTTTCTCATAACATCTTCCTACCAGGAAAAGAACGTATTTGTTTTATCGATTCAATTAGACAATACTTGCGCCTTGttttatcaagaaatgCTGCGTCTCCTCTAGCTCCTGTTTTCGAAGTGACTTTAGAAATTATGTGGTTATTAATTGCTAACTTAAGAGCAGATTTCGTTAAGGAGATCCCAGTCTTTTTGACAGAGATTTATTTTCCTATTTCAGAATTAACTACATCCACCTCCCAACAGAAGAGGTATTTTTTGAGTGTTATTCAACGAATTTGCAACGACCCAAGAACCTTGGTTGAATTTTACTTAAATTATGATTGTAATCCTGGAATGCCAAATGTTGTGGAGATAACTGTTGATTATTTAACAAGATTGGCTTTAACAAGAGTGGAAATTACTCAAACTCAAAGATCATATTATGACGAACAAATCTCAAAATCCTTATCAACTTATGATTTTTCCCAGTTGCCCCTCTTAACTTCCTCTAACTTGTCTTCTAGTCCTGATGTTGGCCAAATCAACTTACTCTTCCCTCTAGATTTTGCTCTCAAAATGGTGTCGCTGAATTGTATTGTGTCGGTTTTACGTTCTTTAAGCTCATGGGCTCACAAAGCTCTAAATCCAAACCAAAGTGCTTCTAAAACAGCACTGAACTCAACTCCATGTGGTCCTCAGGAATCTAGATCATCTTTGAATGATGACGTAAGGTCTTCTGCTGTAGTAATTAATGATGACTTTAGACCTACatatgaagatgaagaaagcAAGTCACTAAGCAGTCAAAATGTTGATACAGATGATCCCAcccaatttgaaaatttgaaattaaGGAAGACAGCTTTATCAGAATGTATCGCtattttcaataacaaACCCAAAAAAGCCATTCCAGTGCTCATTCAAAAGGGATTTATGGAGGATGACTCCGCAACCTCTATTGCTAAGTGGTTACTAGAAACGGAAGGATTAGACATGGCTGCCATTGGTGATTATTTAGGTGAAGGTGACGACAAGAATATTGCGATAATGCATGCATTTGTAGATGAATTTGACTTCACTGGTATGTCTATTGTGGATGCATTGAGATCATTTTTACAGAAATTCAGGCTGCCTGGTGAAGGCCAAAAAATCGATAGATTCATGCTAAAATTTGCGGAAAGATTCGTTGATCAAAACCCAGgaatcttttcaaaggcaGATACTGCATACGTGCTTTCGTACTCTCTAATAATGCTTAACACTGATTTACATTCATCacgaatcaaaaataagatGTCTTTACAAGAGTTCTTGGAAAATAACGAAGGAATTGATAATGGAAGAGATTTACCTAAAGAGTTCCTGGAAGGCTTATTTAATGAAATCgctaaaaatgaaatcaaattgCTTTCTGAACAGCATCAAGCAATGCTTTCAGGCGACACCAATGTtgttcaacaacaacaacaatctgctttcaattttttcaattctcGTGACTTAACAAGAGAAGCGTACAATCAAGTCTCAAAGGAAATATCATCTAAGACTGAACTGGTCTTTAAGAATCTGAACAGGtcgaaaaacaaaagaagccCAGATATTTATTATGCTGCCTCTCACGTCGAGCATGTTAAATCGATTTTCGAAACACTTTGGATGTCCTTTTTAGCAGCTTTATCCCCACCATTTAAGGAATATGACGACACTGATACTACGAATAAGTGCTTGGAGGGGTTGAAGATATCGATAAAAATTGCTTCTACTTTCAGAATTAACGATGCTAGAACTTCTTTTGTAGGTGCTTTAGTCCAATTCTGTAACCTCCAAAACCtcgaagaaatcaaagtgAAGAATGTTAATGCAATGGtaattcttcttgaagTTGCATTATCCGAAGGAAATTACTTGGAGGGATCATGGAAGGATATTTTACTAGTAGTGTCTCAGATGGAAAGACTGCAACTGATATCTAAGGGTATCGATAGAGATACTGTCCCAGATGTCGCGCAAGCTCGTTTTGCAAACCCAAGAGTTTCTTATGAATCATCAAGATCTAATAACACATCGTTTTTTGATGTTTGGGGCAAGAAGGCAACTCCAACCGAGCTAGCTCAAGAAAAACACCATAATCAAACCTTATCGCCTGAAATTTCGAAGTTTATCTCATCTAGTGAATTAGTTGTTTTGATGGACAATATATTTACTAAGAGTTCAGAGTTATCAGGCAATGCTATCGTTGAGTTTATCAAAGCTTTGACTGCTGTATCTCAAGAGGAGATTGAATCATCTGAAAACGCTTCTACTCCAAGaatgttttctttgcaaaaaatgGTCGATGTTTGTTACTACAATATGGATCGTATTAAATTAGAATGGACTCCACTATGGGCTGTTATGGGAAAAGCATTCAATAAGATTGCTACAAACTCTAACTTGGctgttgtattttttgCTATCGATTCTCTACGTCAATTGTCAATGAGATTCTTGGATATTGAAGAACTGTCAGGCTTTGAATTTCAGCACGACTTTTTAAAACCATTTGAATACACAGTCCAAAACAGCGGTAATACTGAAGTTCAAGAAATGATTATCGAGTgttttagaaatttcatcTTAACAAAATCGGAAAGAATCAAGTCTGGTTGGAAACCAATTCTCGAATCTTTACAATATACTGCTCGCTCAAGCACTGAATCCATTGTTTTAAAGACACAACTGTTAGTTAGCAACGATATCGTGACCAATCACTTCGAAGATGTATTCTCGCAAGAAGATGCCTTTTCTGAATTGGTCGGTGTCTTTAGAGAAATCACCAAAAATAagagatttcaaaaattatctTTACATGCTTTAGAATCACTAAGAAAGATGACACAGAATGTTGCGGAAATCTGCTTCTACAACGAAAATAAGGCagaggaagaaagaaaacataaCAATGCTTTGCTGCGTGGGAAAGACATATTCCAGGATGTATGGTTCCCTATGTTATTCTGCTTCAACGACACAATCATGACAGCTGAAGATCTAGAAGTCAGATCACGTGCGCTAAACTACATGTTCGATGCTTTAGTAGCATACGGTAGTAAATTCAATGATGAGTTTTGGGAAAAGATTTGCAAGAAACTACTTTTCCCTATTTTCGGTGTATTATCAAAACATTGGGAAGTCAATCAATTCAATAGCCACGATGACTTAAGCGTTTGGCTATCAACCACATTGATTCAAGCTTTGAGAAATTTGATTGCCCTTTTCACACATTACTTCGAATCATTAAATAAGATGCTTGATGGATTTTTGGGTCTTTTAGTTTCTTGTATTTGTCAGGAAAATGATACTATCGCTAGAATTGGTAGATCTTGCTTACAACAATTAATATTACAAAACGTAACCAAATTCAATGAGTACCACTGGAACCAGATAGGCGACGTGTTTGATAAATTGTTCGATTTAACTACTGCCAATGAACTGTTCGATTATGACCCATTGCAGCAAGGAAGAAAACCCTCCGTCTCTCATCACCAAACCACAAATGATATCAGCCAACAATcagataatgataataacgATGGAAGTGAAAACGAATCCAATATCAGTGAGACTGTTGAGAGAGCGCACCAAGAAGAATCTAGTGAAGATGTAGGCGGCGACATGGTCGGAACGCTAAATGGACAAAACGGGGGAACTAAGTTGAACAATGACAATTCTGAACCGGTTGTTAAAGAAGAGTCAAACTTAAAGGCCGCTACTTTGAATGTCCCCAAAAGAACCAAGAATATGAAACGTAATGAGAGTAATGAAGATATACGTCGGAGAATAAACGTCAAAAACTCCATTGTCGTCAAATGCGTTCTGCAATTGTTAATGATAGAATTACTGAAtgaattatttgaaaatgaagattttgCGCATTGCATACCTTATAAGGAGTCCATCAGAATTACCAGATTACTAGAAAAATCTTATGAATTTTCTCGTGATTTTAATGAGGATTACGGGTTGAGGACAAGATTAGTAGAAGCTCGCGTGGTTGATAAGATCCCTAACCTATTGAAACAAGAGACAAGTGCCGCCGCTGTTCTCCTTGACATCATGTTCCAGTTATATTTGAACGATGATGAGAAGAAGGCTGATCTAATAGTCCGTTTAATTGGTATTTGCATTCAAGTTGTTGAGGGTTACGTTTCCTTAGATGATAGAACCATGGAACGTAGTATCAACGCTTGGCGTTCAGTGATTGTTGAAATCTTGCAAGGTTACTATGAAtttgacgatgaagacTTTAAATTGTATTGTCCAGCTATGTACGCCTTGGTGATTCAGATATTAGACAAGAGTGTCCCAACGGAATTGAGACAAGCCGTCAAGCAGTTCCTAAGTAGAGTTGGTGAATTATATCTTTCTACCGATTGA
- the HSP42 gene encoding heat shock protein HSP42: MSFYQPSLSLYDILNALSNQGGLREQQEPPRQTQRPQRHYPHHGQSHAGGHHPHHHHPLYNRYNGPPSSYYYQFPGQAHYYSPEYGCDDESGYEEDQDEDMVDNGRNYGEEQQESGRSRQYPSYYHSNAARNYSNDQQANSLNDLLTALIGVPPYEEVEPEVEAKAVEKENENGNGNENEKPQTWAPGEKSEEPKVETSGNNNNPPPEKPEASSKPPLNKKRSSFAHLQAPSPVPDPLQVSKPEGRMDLPFSPEVNIYDTKDTYVVVLALPGANSKAFHIDYHPSSHELLIKGKIEDRIGIDEKFLKITELKYGAFERTVKFPVLPRIKDEEIKATYNNGLLQIKVPKIVNDTEKPKPKKRIAIEEIPDEELEFEENPNPAEPN; encoded by the coding sequence atgAGCTTTTACCAACCATCATTATCCCTTTACGACATTTTGAATGCATTGTCCAACCAAGGTGGCCTGAGAGAGCAGCAGGAACCTCCCCGTCAAACGCAAAGGCCACAGAGACACTATCCGCATCACGGTCAGTCACATGCTGGCGGACACCACCCCCATCACCACCACCCACTGTACAACAGGTATAACGGCCCTCCCAGTAGCTATTACTACCAGTTCCCGGGACAAGCCCATTACTACAGCCCGGAATACGGCTGCGATGATGAAAGCGGCTACGAGGAAGACCAAGACGAAGATATGGTCGATAACGGGAGAAACTACGGTGAAGAGCAACAAGAAAGTGGCCGCTCCAGGCAGTATCCATCCTACTACCACAGCAACGCTGCGAGGAACTACAGTAACGACCAACAGGCGAACAGTTTGAACGACTTGTTGACTGCTTTAATTGGCGTTCCACCTtatgaagaagttgaacCAGAGGTAGAAGCAAAGGCTGTagagaaggaaaatgaaaacggGAACGGGAATGAGAATGAGAAGCCACAAACATGGGCACCAGGTGAAAAATCCGAGGAACCAAAGGTGGAAACGTCAggaaacaataacaatCCTCCTCCAGAGAAACCGGAAGCGTCCTCAAAACCACCGCTAAATAAGAAACGCTCATCTTTCGCTCACTTGCAAGCTCCATCTCCGGTTCCTGACCCTTTACAAGTTTCCAAACCGGAAGGGAGAATGGACTTGCCATTTTCACCCGAGGTGAACATCTACGATACCAAGGACACTTACGTGGTTGTTCTTGCGCTACCAGGCGCCAACTCTAAAGCGTTCCACATAGATTACCATCCCTCCTCTCATGAACTACTTATCAAAGGTAAAATCGAGGACAGAATCGGGATTGACGAAAAATTCCTGAAAATCACAGAACTGAAGTATGGTGCCTTCGAAAGAACCGTCAAGTTCCCTGTCTTGCCTCGTATCAAAGACGAGGAAATCAAAGCGACCTACAACAATGGTCTACTACAGATCAAGGTCCCCAAAATCGTCAACGATACtgaaaaaccaaaacctaaaaagagaattgcCATCGAAGAAATACCTGACGAAGAAttagaatttgaagaaaacccCAACCCTGCTGaaccaaattga
- the SUP35 gene encoding translation termination factor GTPase eRF3: MSDPNQGNNQQNYQQYGQNFNQQQGNNKFQGYQAYNAQAQQPAGGYYQNPQGYAGYQQGGYDQQFNPEVGYQQQYNAQGGYQQQFNPQGGRGNYKNFNYNNSQQGFQAGFQPQSQGMSLNDFQKQQKQTAPKPKKTLKLVSSSGIKLANATKKVDTKPVETEKKEEEKPTETKEPAKVEESIKDVETPASAEEKKEVNSELPKVEDLKISESNDNSKPANPINADALIKEQEDEVDDEVVNDMFGGKDHVSLIFMGHVDAGKSTMGGNLLYLTGSVDKRTIEKYEREAKDAGRQGWYLSWVMDTNKEERNDGKTIEVGKAYFETEKRRYTILDAPGHKMYVSEMIGGASQADVGVLVISARKGEYETGFERGGQTREHALLAKTQGVNKMIVVVNKMDDPTVKWSKERYDQCVGNVSNFLKAIGYNIKTDVIFMPVSGYSGANLKEHVDPKECSWYTGPTLLEYLDKMTHVDRRINAPFMLPIAAKMKDLGTIVEGKIESGHIKKGQSTLLMPNKTTVEIQNIYNETETEVDMAMCGEQVKLRIKGVEEDDISPGFVLTSPKNPIKNVTKFVAQIAIVELKSIIAAGFSCVMHVHTAIEEVHIVKLLHKLEKGTNRKSKKPPAFAKKGMKVIAVLETEAPVCVETYQDYPQLGRFTLRDQGTTIAIGKIVKIAE, translated from the coding sequence ATGTCTGATCCAAACCAAGGTAACAATCAGCAAAACTATCAACAGTACGGTCAAAACTTCAACCAACAGCAAGGTAACAACAAATTTCAAGGTTACCAAGCTTACAATGCTCAAGCCCAACAACCTGCAGGTGGCTATTACCAAAACCCCCAAGGTTACGCTGGCTACCAACAGGGCGGTTATGACCAACAATTTAACCCGGAAGTAGGttaccaacaacaatacaACGCCCAAGGTGGTTACCAACAACAGTTCAATCCACAAGGTGGCCGTGGCAATTACAAGAACTTCAACTACAACAACAGCCAACAGGGATTCCAAGCTGGCTTTCAACCACAATCTCAAGGAATGTCTTTGAACGACTTCcaaaagcaacaaaaacaaactgcTCCTAAGCCAAAGAAGACTTTAAAACTTGTTTCAAGTTCCGGTATCAAGTTAGCTAATGCGACCAAGAAGGTCGACACAAAGCCTGTCGAAACtgagaagaaagaggaagaaaagcCTACCGAAACCAAAGAACCAGCCAAGGTCGAAGAATCAATCAAAGATGTGGAAACTCCAGCCAGCgctgaagaaaagaaggaggTGAATTCTGAATTACCAAAGGTcgaagatttgaaaatatcCGAATCGAACGATAACAGCAAGCCTGCTAACCCTATCAACGCCGATGCCTTGatcaaagaacaagaagatgaagtAGACGATGAAGTTGTTAATGATATGTTCGGAGGTAAAGATCACgtttctttaattttcaTGGGTCACGTCGATGCTGGTAAGTCCACTATGGGTGGTAATCTACTATATTTGACTGGCTCTGTGGACAAGAGaaccattgaaaaatatgaaagaGAAGCTAAAGATGCTGGTAGACAAGGTTGGTATTTGTCTTGGGTCATGGACAccaataaagaagaaagaaacgaCGGTAAGACCATTGAGGTCGGTAAGGCTTATTTCGAAACCGAAAAAAGACGTTACACCATTCTGGATGCACCAGGTCATAAAATGTACGTTTCCGAAATGATTGGTGGTGCCTCTCAAGCCGATGTTGGTGTTCTAGTCATTTCTGCCAGAAAGGGTGAATACGAAACCGGTTTCGAAAGAGGTGGTCAAACACGTGAACACGCCTTATTGGCCAAGACCCAAGGTGTTAATAAGATGATCGTTGTCGTAAATAAGATGGATGATCCTACTGTCAAATGGTCCAAAGAACGTTACGACCAATGTGTAGGTAACGTCAGCAATTTCTTAAAGGCCATCGGTTACAATATAAAGACTGATGTTATATTCATGCCAGTATCAGGTTACAGTGGTGCTAACTTGAAAGAACATGTAGATCCAAAGGAATGTTCATGGTACACCGGCCCAACTTTACTGGAATACTTGGACAAAATGACCCACGTTGACCGTCGTATCAACGCTCCATTCATGTTACCTATTGCTGCTAAAATGAAGGATTTAGGTACAATCGTAGAAGGTAAGATTGAATCTGGTCACATCAAGAAGGGCCAATCCACTTTATTGATGCCTAATAAGACCACTGTGGAAATCCAAAACATCTATAACGAAACTGAAACCGAAGTCGATATGGCCATGTGTGGTGAACAAGTCAAACTAAGAATTAAAGGTGTCGAAGAAGACGACATTTCACCAGGGTTTGTGTTGACATCCCCAAAGAACCCAATTAAGAATGTTACCAAGTTTGTGGCGCAAATTGCCATTGTCGAATTAAAGTCCATTATAGCCGCCGGATTTTCATGTGTTATGCATGTTCACACAGCCATTGAAGAGGTTCATATTGTTAAACTACTGCATAAGTTAGAAAAGGGTACAAATCGTAAATCGAAGAAGCCACCTGCTTTTGCTAAGAAGGGTATGAAGGTCATTGCTGTTTTAGAGACTGAAGCTCCAGTTTGCGTCGAGACTTACCAAGATTATCCACAGTTGGGTAGATTTACACTTAGAGACCAAGGTACCACAATTGCCATTGGTAAGATTGTCAAGATTGCTGAATGA
- the ARG82 gene encoding inositol polyphosphate multikinase has translation MDTGHNFKVLEHKAAGHDGTLTDGDGLLIFKPALPQELEFYKVVQARDMSRDEPLASQDAPLHSWMPTYLGVLDEGAKVGSGGNAGLLEVDQRLSDSTDDLDLTSSQANGDKKYLVLENLLYGFSKPNVLDIKLGKILYDSKAPLEKRERLKKVSEETTSGSLCFRICGMKIQKNPSVLAQLSPEHYEEEAETDYVFINKLYGRSRTDHNVADAIALYFDNPHLSDTRKHQLKKMFLKRLQLFYNTILEEEVRMISSSLLFIYEGDPKRWDLLHDTDQLMRDDFIDSDEDDDEEVGEDRKQKDKKSTCLSSMSLIDFAHAEVTPGKGYDENVIEGVENLLGIFMKF, from the coding sequence ATGGATACGGGTCATAACTTCAAAGTCTTAGAGCATAAAGCTGCTGGTCACGACGGCACTCTAACTGATGGTGATGGGTTGCTAATCTTCAAACCGGCCTTGCCACAGGAACTGGAATTCTATAAAGTTGTACAGGCGAGAGACATGAGTCGGGATGAGCCACTGGCCAGCCAGGATGCTCCTTTACACTCTTGGATGCCCACGTATCTTGGAGTCTTGGACGAAGGGGCTAAAGTTGGCAGCGGTGGCAATGCCGGGCTTTTAGAGGTAGATCAGCGGTTGAGTGATTCTACAGATGACCTCGACTTGACATCCTCGCAGGCCAATGGAGACAAGAAATACCTCGTTTTAGAAAATCTGCTATACGGGTTCAGTAAACCTAACGTACTTGATATAAAATTAGGTAAAATATTGTATGATTCGAAGGCACCATTGGAGAAAAGGgaaagattgaaaaaagtcaGTGAAGAAACGACTTCAGGCTCTTTGTGTTTTAGGATATGTGGCATGAAAATACAGAAGAACCCTTCGGTACTGGCCCAGTTATCGCCTGAACACtacgaagaagaagcagaaaCTGATTACGTCTTTATAAATAAGCTATATGGACGCTCGAGGACTGACCACAACGTCGCAGATGCCATTGCCCTGTATTTCGACAATCCTCACCTGTCGGATACCAGGAAACaccaattgaagaaaatgtttctGAAAAGACTACAGTTATTTTACAATACTATATTGGAGGAAGAGGTTAGGATGATTTCAAGTAGTCTTCTGTTTATTTATGAAGGGGACCCAAAGCGATGGGATTTGTTGCATGATACCGATCAGCTAATGCGGGATGATTTCATAGACAGtgacgaagacgacgatGAGGAGGTAGGGGAAgacagaaaacaaaaggataaaaaatCCACTTGTCTGAGTTCGATGTCATTAATAGACTTTGCACATGCAGAAGTAACCCCAGGAAAGGGCTATGACGAAAACGTCATTGAAGGAGTCGAAAACTTGCTGGGTATCTTCATgaagttttga
- the HMO1 gene encoding Hmo1p — protein MTTDPSVKLKSAKDSLVSSLFELSKAANQTASSIVDFYNAIGGDEEEKIDAFTTLTESLQTLTSGVNHLHGISSELVNPADDDKDTVIAPPVKAVRRKIERDPNAPKKPLTVFFAYSAYVRQELREDRQKAGLPPLSSTEITQEISKKWKELSDHEKEKWKQAYNVELENYQREKSKYLEAKKNGTLPPASLENGPTHAPVPIPFSLQHAAEPPVEKRPHDDDGSSEKKKKKKKKDKKKDKSNSSI, from the coding sequence ATGACCACAGACCCTTCTGTTAAGTTGAAGTCCGCCAAGGACTCCCTCGTCTCCTCGTTATTCGAACTATCCAAAGCTGCCAATCAAACTGCTTCTTCCATTGTTGACTTCTACAATGCCATCGGTggcgatgaagaagagaagataGATGCCTTCACCACTTTGACTGAGTCGTTACAAACGCTAACTTCTGGTGTGAACCATTTGCATGGTATCAGTTCTGAACTGGTCAACCCTGCGGATGACGATAAGGACACCGTGATAGCACCTCCAGTCAAGGCTGTGAGGAGAAAGATTGAACGTGATCCAAACGCTCCAAAGAAGCCATTGACCGTTTTCTTCGCTTATTCTGCCTACGTGCGTCAAGAACTTCGTGAAGACAGACAAAAGGCTGGTTTACCACCTTTATCCTCCACTGAAATCACACAAGagatttccaaaaaatggaaagagTTGAGTGATcacgaaaaggaaaagtgGAAGCAAGCTTATAACGTTGAGTTGGAAAACTACCAAAGAGAGAAGTCCAAATATCTAgaggcaaagaaaaacggtACTCTTCCACCAGCTTCTCTCGAAAACGGTCCCACTCATGCGCCCGTTCCAATTCCTTTCAGTTTACAGCATGCCGCTGAACCTCCTGTGGAAAAGAGACCTCATGATGACGATGGATcttctgaaaagaaaaagaagaagaagaagaaggacaagaagaaggacAAATCTAACTCTTCTATTTGA